In a single window of the Caulobacter soli genome:
- a CDS encoding ABC transporter ATP-binding protein, protein MAETAPPASVLAPVLELDAVTLTLPSAAGPVNILRGVDLAVASGERLAVIGPSGSGKSSLIAVGAGLEQPTSGVVKLFDQDLAKLDEDGRAKLRRGRAALVFQAFHLLPNMTAEENVATPLEIAGARDALTTARQWLGRVGLSARLTHYPHQLSGGEQQRVALARALAARPALLFADEPTGNLDSKTAAIVADLMFDLVAEVGAALVMVTHDPALAQRADRIVRMGDGKIVA, encoded by the coding sequence ATGGCAGAAACCGCGCCGCCCGCTTCCGTCCTCGCGCCCGTTCTCGAACTTGATGCGGTGACCCTCACCCTGCCCTCGGCGGCCGGACCGGTGAACATCCTGCGCGGCGTCGACCTCGCGGTGGCCTCGGGCGAGCGGCTGGCGGTGATCGGGCCGTCGGGCTCGGGCAAGTCGTCGCTGATCGCGGTGGGCGCCGGGCTGGAGCAACCGACCTCGGGCGTGGTGAAACTGTTCGACCAGGACCTGGCCAAGCTGGACGAGGACGGCCGGGCCAAGCTGCGGCGCGGCCGCGCGGCCCTGGTCTTCCAGGCCTTCCACCTGCTGCCCAACATGACCGCCGAGGAAAACGTCGCCACGCCGCTGGAGATCGCCGGCGCCAGGGACGCCCTGACCACCGCCCGCCAATGGCTGGGTCGCGTGGGCCTGTCGGCGCGCCTGACCCACTATCCGCACCAGCTGTCGGGCGGCGAGCAGCAACGGGTCGCCCTGGCCCGCGCCCTGGCCGCCCGCCCCGCCCTGCTGTTCGCCGACGAACCGACCGGCAACCTCGACTCCAAGACCGCCGCCATCGTCGCCGACCTGATGTTCGACCTCGTCGCCGAGGTGGGCGCGGCCCTGGTCATGGTCACCCACGACCCGGCCCTGGCGCAGCGCGCCGACCGCATCGTGCGGATGGGCGACGGGAAGATCGTCGCCTGA
- a CDS encoding ABC transporter permease, with product MAALSFRLAARELRSGVRGFRIFLACLALGVAAIAAAGSTAEAFRHGLASQAREILGGDLYFSVENRDFTPAERTAFDGLGTTTYTAAARAMAEAPSGDRRLVSLRGVDGRFPLAGTVKVDGAPDLKTALADRDGVPGAAVEPALLDRLHLKLGDRFTAGPMTVRASAILVSEPDGLSRGFALGPRVLVRREVLERSGLTAPGGLSGRAVRIALPAGQDPRATGKAVVAKFPDAGLETRDRLDAAPGARRLIDQLEYFLGFIGLASLVAGGLGVAGAVSAYLATREPSIAVLKALGADGALIRNLYLIQIGLLAALGVAIGLLIGAVAPLILGQFAGSLPIPALFAVYPLPLAKAGLFGLLAAAAFSLIPLARARRTPPSALFRRSLGGRIPLSLETLGAVLAGAGLAALAVITAPTPLAAAIMIAGVAVSFAILWALGRAAAWGAGKVRRLVSGPAKLGLANLAGPRSAARTASPAIGLGVALLACVVLIQSALLAQITTTAPRTAPAMVFTEIPGSQAAAFDAEVARVMPLTSESYLRLPFATGRISGLKGQPVDKDKIKPGQRWAFDNDIGMTLLPGAPKDGKTIAGQWWTPDYAGPPLVALNAELAEGANLKVGDTITLTILGRDIEARIAVLRKIEFGGFGPNFNIVLNAKALEGADLRNVAIARLGKAQEAALTRALGDSFPGVNVISVREQLDAAAALFDRLALAVRGAAGVAGLAGLLVLAGAIAAGARARAREAATLKVLGATRGQILAAYAIEYGAVGLIAGAAGVALGFAAAWPVVVKVFEASWSVDWGGVIILLAGAAGLSTAGGLLAAALALSQRPAPVLRAE from the coding sequence ATGGCCGCCCTCTCGTTCCGCCTGGCCGCCCGCGAGCTGCGCTCGGGCGTGCGCGGCTTTCGCATCTTCCTGGCGTGCCTGGCCCTGGGCGTGGCCGCCATCGCCGCCGCCGGCTCGACCGCCGAGGCCTTCCGCCACGGCCTGGCCAGCCAGGCGCGCGAGATCCTGGGCGGCGATCTCTATTTCTCGGTCGAGAACCGTGACTTCACCCCGGCCGAGCGAACGGCCTTCGACGGACTGGGAACCACCACCTACACCGCCGCCGCCCGGGCCATGGCCGAGGCGCCGAGCGGCGACCGGCGGCTGGTCAGCCTGCGCGGCGTCGACGGTCGCTTCCCCCTGGCCGGGACCGTCAAGGTCGATGGCGCGCCCGACCTCAAGACCGCCCTGGCCGACCGCGACGGCGTGCCCGGCGCGGCGGTCGAGCCCGCGCTGCTGGACCGCCTGCACCTGAAGCTCGGCGACCGCTTCACGGCCGGGCCCATGACGGTGCGGGCCAGCGCCATCCTGGTCAGCGAGCCCGACGGGCTGTCACGCGGGTTCGCCCTGGGGCCGCGCGTGCTGGTCCGCCGCGAGGTGCTGGAGCGCTCGGGCCTGACCGCGCCGGGCGGCCTGTCCGGCCGGGCCGTTCGCATCGCCCTGCCCGCCGGGCAGGACCCGCGCGCCACCGGCAAGGCGGTCGTGGCGAAATTCCCCGACGCGGGGCTGGAAACCCGCGACCGCCTCGACGCCGCGCCCGGCGCGCGGCGGCTGATCGACCAGCTGGAATACTTCCTGGGCTTCATCGGCCTGGCCTCGCTGGTGGCCGGCGGCCTGGGCGTGGCCGGGGCGGTCAGCGCCTATTTAGCGACGCGCGAGCCCTCGATCGCCGTGCTCAAGGCCCTGGGCGCCGACGGGGCGCTGATCCGCAATCTGTATCTGATCCAGATCGGGCTTCTTGCGGCGCTCGGCGTGGCCATCGGCCTGCTGATTGGAGCCGTCGCGCCGCTGATCCTGGGACAGTTCGCCGGATCGTTGCCGATCCCAGCCCTGTTCGCGGTCTATCCGCTGCCCCTGGCCAAGGCCGGACTGTTCGGCCTGCTGGCGGCGGCGGCCTTCTCGCTGATTCCGCTGGCCAGGGCGCGCCGCACCCCGCCCTCGGCCCTGTTCCGCCGCAGCCTGGGCGGCCGCATTCCGCTGAGCCTGGAAACCCTGGGCGCGGTGCTGGCGGGCGCGGGCCTGGCCGCCCTGGCCGTGATCACCGCCCCGACGCCCCTGGCCGCCGCGATCATGATCGCCGGGGTCGCCGTCTCGTTCGCGATCCTCTGGGCCCTGGGCCGCGCCGCCGCCTGGGGTGCGGGCAAGGTGCGCCGACTGGTCAGCGGCCCCGCCAAGCTGGGCCTGGCCAACCTGGCGGGACCACGCTCGGCCGCGCGCACCGCCAGCCCGGCCATCGGTTTGGGCGTGGCCCTGCTGGCCTGCGTGGTGCTCATCCAGTCGGCCCTGCTGGCCCAGATCACCACCACCGCCCCTCGCACCGCCCCGGCCATGGTGTTCACCGAAATCCCCGGGTCGCAGGCCGCCGCCTTCGACGCCGAGGTCGCCCGGGTCATGCCGCTGACCTCGGAGAGTTACCTGCGCCTGCCCTTCGCCACCGGCCGGATCAGCGGCCTGAAGGGCCAGCCGGTCGACAAGGACAAGATCAAGCCCGGCCAGCGCTGGGCCTTCGACAACGACATCGGCATGACCTTGCTTCCGGGCGCTCCAAAGGACGGCAAGACGATCGCCGGCCAATGGTGGACACCCGACTACGCCGGCCCGCCCCTGGTGGCCCTGAACGCCGAACTGGCCGAGGGCGCGAACCTGAAGGTCGGCGACACCATCACCCTGACCATCCTGGGCCGCGACATCGAGGCCCGCATCGCCGTGCTGCGCAAGATCGAGTTCGGCGGCTTCGGCCCCAACTTCAACATCGTGCTGAACGCCAAGGCCCTGGAGGGCGCGGACCTGCGCAACGTCGCCATCGCCCGCCTGGGCAAGGCGCAGGAAGCGGCCCTGACCCGCGCGCTGGGCGACAGCTTTCCAGGCGTCAACGTGATCAGCGTCCGCGAACAGCTGGACGCGGCCGCCGCCCTGTTCGACCGCCTGGCCCTGGCCGTGCGCGGCGCGGCTGGCGTGGCGGGGCTGGCGGGCCTGCTGGTCCTGGCCGGCGCCATCGCCGCCGGGGCCCGGGCCCGGGCGCGCGAGGCCGCGACGCTCAAGGTTCTGGGCGCGACGCGCGGCCAGATCCTGGCGGCCTACGCCATCGAATATGGCGCGGTCGGGCTGATCGCCGGCGCGGCGGGCGTGGCCCTAGGCTTCGCGGCCGCCTGGCCGGTGGTGGTCAAGGTGTTCGAAGCCAGCTGGAGCGTCGACTGGGGCGGGGTGATCATCCTGCTGGCCGGCGCGGCGGGGCTTTCGACGGCGGGCGGCCTTTTGGCGGCGGCGCTGGCCTTGTCGCAGCGACCGGCGCCGGTGCTGCGGGCGGAATGA
- a CDS encoding TonB-dependent receptor — MPFDTPPSVEQVIVTAARLPPAAAEAAFSAVHLSESDLAKSQRVDEAVGQVPGVSLFRRTSSLSANPTTQGISLRAIAPSGAGRTLVTLDGVPLNDPFGGWVIWSQLAPESLTGIDIVRGAGAGPYGAGALTGVIGLKERDAGIAADVSVGNLGSERASAAAVSTLGRFEFFGAASYDKSDGYVPVRGPAQGAADTRTDLEAKSISGRVDMATGLGLLSLRGGFFEEDRGAGLAGARANASGNVFSATLVQAPRGAALGWKLQAWRRTSDLFNSSVAVAADRSSTTPANSQDKTPATGWGLNGALRQKLGGVEWELGADARLNDGEERERYSYMAGAYTRNRVTGGKTSVVGAYADGSWTTGPWLVAGGLRLDHWETTDGFRVERNALTGAVLLDQRPADRDGEVVSGRLGVTRDLGQDTTARIAGYTGFRPASLNELYRPFRVGNDVTEANAGLKPERLQGLEAGVSRKGDKGLIEATAFWNRIEDPIVNVTLGAGPGTFPIGGFIPAGGVLRQRQNAGTIDAIGLEGRAERKVGAVTLSSALSATDARVDGGSDAPQLTGKRPAQAPIWSATAGLSAELSEKLTLASDLTWEGKRFEDDLNSRVLDPAWRLDARLDWRVRPLVTAYVAGDNLLDANIQTSRTADGVAGYSAPRIVRVGLRLAI; from the coding sequence ATGCCCTTCGACACGCCGCCTTCCGTCGAACAGGTGATCGTCACCGCCGCCCGCCTGCCGCCGGCCGCCGCCGAGGCGGCCTTCTCGGCGGTGCATCTGAGCGAGAGCGACCTGGCCAAGAGCCAGCGGGTGGACGAGGCGGTCGGCCAAGTGCCCGGCGTCTCGCTGTTTCGGCGCACCTCCAGCCTGTCGGCCAATCCGACCACTCAGGGCATCAGCCTGCGGGCCATCGCGCCGTCGGGCGCGGGGCGGACCCTGGTCACCCTGGACGGCGTGCCGCTGAACGACCCGTTCGGCGGCTGGGTGATCTGGTCACAGCTGGCGCCGGAGTCCCTGACCGGGATCGACATCGTGCGCGGCGCGGGGGCGGGGCCTTACGGCGCCGGGGCCCTGACCGGGGTCATCGGCCTGAAGGAGCGCGACGCCGGCATCGCCGCCGACGTCTCGGTCGGCAATCTGGGGTCCGAACGCGCCTCGGCGGCGGCGGTCTCGACCCTGGGCCGGTTCGAGTTCTTCGGCGCGGCCTCCTACGACAAGTCCGACGGCTACGTGCCCGTGCGCGGCCCGGCCCAGGGCGCGGCCGACACCCGGACCGACCTGGAGGCCAAGAGCATCTCGGGCCGCGTCGACATGGCCACGGGCCTGGGCCTGCTGTCGCTGCGCGGCGGGTTCTTCGAGGAGGATCGCGGGGCGGGCCTGGCGGGGGCGCGGGCCAACGCCTCGGGCAACGTGTTCAGCGCCACCCTGGTGCAGGCGCCGCGCGGCGCGGCCCTGGGCTGGAAGCTGCAGGCCTGGCGACGGACCAGCGACCTGTTCAACAGCTCGGTCGCCGTGGCCGCCGACCGCTCGTCCACCACCCCGGCCAACAGCCAGGACAAGACGCCCGCCACCGGCTGGGGCCTGAACGGCGCTCTGCGCCAGAAGCTCGGCGGGGTGGAGTGGGAACTGGGCGCCGACGCCCGCCTCAACGACGGCGAGGAGCGCGAGCGTTACAGCTACATGGCCGGGGCCTACACCCGCAACCGCGTGACGGGCGGCAAGACCTCGGTGGTCGGGGCCTATGCCGACGGCTCGTGGACGACCGGCCCGTGGCTGGTGGCCGGCGGGCTGCGCCTGGACCACTGGGAGACCACCGACGGCTTTCGTGTCGAGCGCAACGCCCTGACCGGCGCGGTGCTGCTGGACCAGCGTCCGGCCGACCGCGACGGCGAGGTGGTCAGCGGCCGCCTGGGCGTGACCCGCGACCTGGGTCAGGACACGACCGCCCGGATCGCCGGCTATACCGGCTTCCGCCCGGCCAGTCTCAACGAGCTCTATCGTCCGTTCCGGGTGGGCAACGACGTCACCGAGGCCAATGCGGGCCTCAAGCCCGAGCGGCTGCAGGGGCTGGAAGCCGGCGTCTCGCGCAAGGGCGACAAGGGGCTGATCGAGGCCACGGCGTTCTGGAACCGCATCGAGGATCCGATCGTCAACGTCACCCTGGGCGCCGGCCCCGGGACCTTCCCGATCGGCGGCTTCATCCCGGCCGGCGGCGTGCTGCGCCAGCGCCAGAACGCCGGGACCATCGACGCGATCGGTCTGGAAGGCCGGGCCGAGCGCAAGGTCGGCGCCGTGACATTGAGCTCCGCCCTGTCGGCGACAGACGCTCGGGTCGACGGCGGCTCGGACGCGCCGCAACTGACCGGCAAACGCCCGGCCCAGGCCCCGATCTGGAGCGCGACGGCGGGCCTGTCGGCCGAGCTGAGCGAGAAGCTGACCCTGGCCTCCGACCTGACCTGGGAAGGCAAGCGGTTCGAGGATGACCTCAACAGCCGCGTGCTCGATCCGGCCTGGCGTCTGGACGCGCGCCTGGACTGGCGAGTGCGGCCGCTGGTGACGGCCTATGTGGCCGGCGACAACCTGCTGGACGCCAACATCCAGACCTCGCGAACGGCGGACGGGGTGGCGGGGTATTCGGCGCCGCGGATCGTGCGGGTGGGGTTGCGCTTGGCGATCTAG
- a CDS encoding D-alanyl-D-alanine carboxypeptidase family protein, whose amino-acid sequence MKILRRLIWVLGGLAVLVAGFFAWVLWPSNRPAPAVPPPSASAPREPLAYEPPTYLPSNDPPASATFGAAPGASPEDCDAGGASASSAAVNAASLTSLTWQPFGREEVGWEIYAPRVANEIQTACAPGSTRFAAALARWQGGHGLKSTGTFDPETFKVMLVRWHRARPFVKVNGEGICPGAPAVSTLATAKPEESYGGKTIQLRQGAMDAYRRMVAEAKAAGMVRDPRVLTIFSGFRDPAADAARCARDNNCQGVSRTICSAHRTGLAMDVFIAAAPGFGPDSSADDNRRAMARSDVYRWMVANAARFGFVNYVFEPWHWEWTGEPMLPGVPISSLPQAGSGNPGDPLLIPPAAPAPVAATRPAPPPKGRPPSKAPPRRPAG is encoded by the coding sequence TTGAAGATCCTGCGTCGGCTGATCTGGGTGTTGGGCGGGCTGGCGGTGCTGGTCGCCGGCTTCTTCGCGTGGGTGCTATGGCCCAGCAATCGACCCGCGCCGGCCGTGCCGCCGCCCTCGGCCTCGGCCCCGCGCGAGCCCCTGGCCTATGAGCCGCCGACCTATCTGCCGTCCAACGATCCGCCGGCCAGCGCGACGTTCGGGGCGGCGCCCGGCGCCTCGCCCGAGGACTGCGACGCCGGCGGGGCCTCGGCCAGTTCGGCTGCGGTCAACGCCGCTTCGCTGACCAGCCTGACCTGGCAGCCGTTCGGGCGCGAGGAAGTCGGTTGGGAGATCTACGCCCCCCGCGTCGCCAACGAGATCCAGACCGCTTGCGCGCCGGGTAGCACCCGTTTCGCCGCCGCCCTGGCGCGCTGGCAGGGCGGGCATGGCCTGAAGTCCACCGGGACCTTCGATCCGGAGACCTTCAAGGTGATGCTGGTGCGCTGGCACCGGGCTCGCCCGTTCGTGAAGGTCAATGGCGAGGGCATCTGCCCCGGCGCGCCGGCGGTCTCGACCCTGGCCACCGCCAAGCCGGAGGAAAGCTACGGCGGCAAGACCATCCAACTGCGGCAGGGCGCGATGGACGCCTATCGCCGGATGGTCGCCGAGGCCAAGGCGGCCGGCATGGTGCGTGATCCACGTGTGCTGACCATCTTCTCCGGCTTCCGCGACCCGGCCGCGGACGCCGCCCGTTGCGCTCGCGACAACAACTGCCAGGGCGTGTCGCGCACGATCTGCTCGGCCCACCGCACGGGCCTGGCCATGGACGTGTTCATCGCCGCCGCCCCGGGTTTCGGGCCGGACTCCAGCGCCGACGACAACCGTCGGGCCATGGCGCGGTCGGACGTCTATCGCTGGATGGTCGCCAACGCCGCGCGGTTCGGCTTCGTCAACTACGTGTTCGAGCCCTGGCACTGGGAGTGGACGGGCGAGCCGATGCTGCCGGGCGTGCCGATCAGCAGCCTGCCTCAGGCAGGCTCGGGCAATCCTGGAGACCCGCTGCTCATTCCGCCCGCAGCACCGGCGCCGGTCGCTGCGACAAGGCCAGCGCCGCCGCCAAAAGGCCGCCCGCCGTCGAAAGCCCCGCCGCGCCGGCCAGCAGGATGA
- a CDS encoding carotenoid oxygenase family protein translates to MKIDRLPPVRTSLQPTNHPYLTGAWTPLHEEVDAVELEVLEGAIPTDLDGVYLRNTENPVHQPLGRYHPFDGDGMVHQIEFKDGRAAYRNRFIRTRGFEAEQEAGESLWGGLADGPGTSRRPGFGAHGGLKDTASTDIVVHAGEAIATFYQCGEAYRLDPLTLENLGVAAWAPLDGVSAHAKVDEATGELLFFNYSKHAPYMHYGVVDASGRRTVYQAIDLPGPRLPHDMAFTANWSILNDLPVFWDAGLLERDIHAVRLHKGVPSRFGIVPRHGGEVRWFEAAPTYVLHWLNAYEDGDEIVLDGYFQENPTPRPLEDAPEGHGHLMAYLDEHSFRPKLHRWRFNLATGETTEQRLDDRVLEFGMFNQAYAGRPYRYAYSTTAKPGWFLFNGFVKHDLETGQSLSLSLEPGRYASEAPFAPRVGAVDEDDGYLVSFIIDENRGTSECLVVDARTMTPTCRIALPHKISSGTHAVWAGRQMLRG, encoded by the coding sequence ATGAAGATCGATCGCCTGCCGCCGGTCCGCACCTCGCTCCAGCCGACCAACCATCCTTACCTGACCGGCGCGTGGACCCCGCTGCACGAGGAGGTCGACGCGGTCGAGCTGGAGGTGCTGGAGGGCGCGATCCCCACCGACCTTGACGGCGTCTATCTGCGCAACACCGAAAACCCTGTCCACCAGCCCCTGGGCCGCTACCACCCGTTCGACGGCGACGGCATGGTGCATCAGATCGAATTCAAGGACGGCCGGGCCGCCTACCGCAACCGCTTCATCCGCACACGCGGCTTCGAGGCCGAGCAGGAGGCGGGCGAGAGCCTGTGGGGCGGACTGGCGGACGGGCCGGGCACGTCCAGGCGGCCGGGCTTCGGGGCCCACGGCGGCCTCAAGGACACCGCCAGCACCGACATCGTCGTCCATGCCGGCGAGGCGATCGCCACCTTCTACCAGTGCGGCGAGGCCTATCGCCTGGATCCCCTGACGCTGGAAAACCTGGGCGTGGCGGCCTGGGCGCCGCTGGATGGCGTCTCGGCCCACGCCAAGGTCGACGAGGCGACCGGCGAGCTGCTGTTCTTCAACTACTCCAAGCACGCGCCCTACATGCACTACGGCGTGGTCGACGCCTCGGGTCGGCGGACGGTCTACCAGGCCATCGACCTGCCCGGCCCGCGCCTGCCGCACGACATGGCGTTCACGGCCAACTGGTCGATCCTCAACGACCTGCCGGTGTTCTGGGACGCAGGGCTCCTGGAACGCGACATCCACGCCGTGCGCCTGCACAAGGGCGTGCCCTCGCGGTTCGGGATCGTGCCGCGCCACGGCGGCGAGGTTCGCTGGTTCGAGGCCGCGCCGACCTATGTGCTGCATTGGCTCAACGCGTACGAGGACGGCGACGAGATCGTGCTGGACGGCTATTTCCAGGAGAACCCCACGCCGCGCCCGCTGGAGGACGCGCCCGAGGGCCACGGCCACCTGATGGCCTATCTGGACGAGCACAGCTTCCGGCCCAAGCTGCATCGCTGGCGCTTCAACCTGGCCACGGGCGAGACGACCGAACAGCGGCTGGACGACCGCGTGCTCGAGTTCGGGATGTTCAACCAGGCCTATGCGGGACGGCCCTACCGCTACGCCTATTCGACCACCGCCAAGCCTGGCTGGTTCCTGTTCAACGGCTTCGTCAAGCACGACCTGGAGACGGGCCAGAGCTTGTCGTTATCCCTGGAGCCCGGCCGCTACGCCAGCGAAGCGCCGTTCGCGCCACGCGTGGGCGCCGTGGACGAGGACGACGGCTATCTGGTCAGCTTCATCATCGACGAGAACCGGGGGACGTCGGAGTGCCTGGTGGTCGACGCCCGGACCATGACCCCGACGTGCCGGATCGCCCTGCCGCACAAGATCAGCAGCGGGACACACGCGGTCTGGGCGGGGCGACAGATGCTGCGCGGCTAG
- a CDS encoding arylesterase — MSTNTALNRFSRIPCAAGARARLDRRRVLAGLLLATQAAAGPKPLPKPPVITVLGDSITAGLGLPARDAMPAQLQASLTRMGVVAQVRAAGVSGDTSGGGLARVNFSVAPDTALCVVALGGNDLLQGIEPRVTKANLRAILQSLRNRKIGVVLVGVGAPPLIGVAYAREFNAVYPALAREFSAPLYPNILAGVGGSRQLMQGDGIHPNAAGARIIGDKLAPLVAQALRGQTA; from the coding sequence ATGAGCACAAATACGGCGCTAAACCGCTTTTCGAGGATTCCTTGTGCAGCAGGCGCGCGCGCGCGCCTTGACCGGCGCCGGGTTCTGGCCGGGCTGCTGCTGGCCACCCAGGCCGCGGCGGGGCCCAAGCCTCTTCCCAAGCCGCCGGTGATCACCGTGCTCGGGGATTCCATCACGGCCGGCCTGGGGCTTCCGGCGCGCGACGCCATGCCGGCGCAACTGCAGGCGTCGTTGACCCGGATGGGCGTGGTCGCCCAGGTGCGGGCGGCGGGCGTGTCGGGCGACACCAGCGGCGGCGGCCTGGCGCGGGTCAATTTCAGCGTCGCGCCCGACACCGCTCTCTGCGTCGTGGCGCTGGGCGGCAACGACCTGCTGCAAGGCATCGAGCCCCGGGTGACCAAGGCCAATCTGCGGGCCATCCTGCAGAGCCTGCGCAACCGCAAGATCGGCGTCGTGCTGGTCGGGGTCGGCGCGCCGCCGCTGATCGGCGTGGCCTACGCGCGCGAGTTCAACGCCGTCTATCCGGCCCTGGCGCGGGAGTTTTCGGCGCCGCTTTATCCCAACATCCTGGCCGGCGTGGGCGGTTCGCGACAGCTGATGCAGGGCGATGGCATCCACCCCAACGCGGCGGGCGCGCGGATCATCG
- a CDS encoding L,D-transpeptidase family protein: protein MPSTLRPVVLLLGCLAATTACSDPAPQQQKPAASKPAAAPAPQTPPPLVAAPPAPAPAAPSPMAQAVNAAAFDPAAMTPEAKKAYLTRAQVLLDRAHFSPGVIDGQEGSNLTIALSAFQEAHRLTVDGKLSPATWDALVADGAPALTDYVITAEDAAGPFTPDIPKDDYEAMAKLPALGYGTPLEALAEKFHMDEPLLQALNPGVDFGKAGTTIIVAALGADGLDGKVTRIEIDNAKGVLKAYADGDKLLAVYPATVGSTERPAPVGEWAVNTVAPRPTYTYDPTRLTFGKPTGKLTIKAGPNNPVGSTWIDLTKDTYGIHGTPDPRLVNKRASHGCVRLTNWDAAELGAAVVKGAKVVFQGKPVR from the coding sequence ATGCCCTCGACCCTGCGTCCCGTCGTTCTGCTGCTCGGCTGCCTGGCGGCCACCACCGCCTGTTCGGACCCAGCGCCGCAGCAGCAGAAGCCGGCCGCGTCGAAACCCGCCGCCGCGCCCGCGCCCCAGACCCCGCCGCCCCTGGTCGCCGCTCCGCCCGCCCCCGCGCCGGCCGCGCCGTCGCCGATGGCCCAGGCCGTGAACGCCGCCGCCTTCGATCCCGCCGCCATGACACCCGAGGCCAAGAAGGCCTATCTGACCCGCGCCCAGGTGCTGCTGGACCGCGCCCACTTCTCGCCCGGCGTCATCGACGGCCAGGAGGGCTCGAACCTGACCATCGCCCTCAGCGCCTTCCAGGAAGCCCATCGCCTGACCGTCGACGGCAAGCTGAGCCCCGCCACCTGGGACGCCCTGGTCGCCGACGGCGCGCCCGCCCTGACCGACTATGTGATCACCGCCGAGGACGCCGCCGGCCCGTTCACGCCCGACATCCCCAAGGACGACTACGAGGCGATGGCCAAGTTGCCGGCCCTCGGCTACGGCACGCCGCTGGAGGCCCTGGCCGAGAAGTTCCACATGGACGAGCCGCTGCTGCAGGCGCTGAACCCCGGCGTCGACTTCGGCAAGGCCGGGACCACGATCATCGTCGCCGCGTTGGGCGCCGACGGCCTGGACGGCAAGGTCACCCGCATCGAGATCGACAACGCCAAGGGCGTGCTCAAGGCCTATGCCGACGGCGACAAGCTGCTGGCGGTCTATCCGGCCACGGTCGGCAGCACCGAGCGTCCCGCCCCGGTCGGCGAATGGGCGGTCAACACCGTGGCCCCGCGCCCGACCTATACCTACGACCCAACGCGCCTGACGTTCGGCAAGCCGACGGGCAAGCTGACCATCAAGGCTGGGCCGAACAATCCGGTGGGCTCGACCTGGATCGACCTGACCAAGGACACCTACGGCATCCACGGGACCCCGGACCCGAGGCTGGTGAACAAGCGGGCGTCGCACGGCTGTGTGCGGCTGACCAACTGGGACGCGGCGGAACTGGGCGCGGCGGTCGTGAAGGGGGCGAAGGTGGTGTTCCAGGGCAAGCCGGTGCGGTGA